CAAAAACATTGTAATCCTGACACCAACATCAAAAGGGGATGTTTTTATGTATTGACATACCGCAGCTGGTCACTGCacgaaatgaaaagaaaattttcttctttacaTGAAATGGTAAAATTCCGGAGAATCAGGATATATAACATCATTCTATGAGAGTACGCAGGGATTCTTGAAAGAGATATAGCATTGACATAGAAAAGGCTTACCCGAAAGAGGGGCTTGGGCTTGCCAAGTGTTGAAATCGTTATTCCATATACATACAAATGCATACCAAACATGTACAAAGAAGACCTACTCATAACAAGGTTAACAGAACTATGCATCCTAAACCAGAAACATATATGTcatgtcttcttttttttcaataacaaGTTCACAAATCTTCTTTCcacatattttcttcttttacctTACTCTAATTCATTGGTTATCTCAAACTCACACTGTTAATTCAAAACTCCAAAAACCAAATTGCAGATTACTAACAGAgatgcaaaagaaaaaaaatatgcagaCTACTAACAGAGAATGTGAAATGCAAGGTCATTTGATGAACCTGATCATGCTAGCATGGAGATCTGATGACTATTACAGacaaaatgaaaaagttatATTCTATTTAAGTACATTAGcacacattttaaaattaagactTCTCAAAGCTAAGATTGTAAGGaacactaacaaaaggttaaattttgtttcaataaaagaaatatgttgTTCTAACTCTCAAACTAGCTAGCTTAATCTAACAAAACCAAACAAACTTATCTTACAGAAAAACtcgaaataatttaaaattaacaacATTCAGTCTTTCTTTGTCCCTTTGACCTGGAATAATGGAGTCACAACAAGAACAACATATGTCTAACAGAGAGAATATATATGATACATCAAGTACTCTATATTAAACATTCAGCAGAAGTAACGAGTCTCAGAAAATAGCAGATTCCACAAAATACAAAGATATTTTCATCATTCTGAATGACTATTAACTTGAAAATTGGAGAGATTTAATTGGAAACCTTAATAGAATATAAAGGCAAAGTATTTTTACAAATGTCaaatataaaatactttttaaagaACCAATGCATGAGTTGAGCCGAAAGATTGTGGAAGATTTTAACCTTCTAGAGCTCGTGAACTAATTGCATCAACAGCTAAAGCAAGATTAGATCCTTCACACCCTGGAATATCTTGAAAATTCAATCTAGGATTGTCTTGCACTAATTGACTAAATAAAAGTCTTATTCCCTATTAACTTCTACACACATATATAGTCCTTTTTCTCTACAATATAGTTCATACCTATTAACTTTTACACGCATATATAAACCACGTATAGACCAGAACTATTAACTTTTTGCTTTTGTCAACACTAGTTCCTTCTTGTGAGAACCAACCTATGTACAaaacaaacaatacaaaaatatttcaactcaAGTGATATAATTAGTCCAATCGCAAAATAGTCCTGCGACTGCAACCATGaactgaaaaaaattgaaacaattcAGCGACTACGACCAtgaactaaaaaataatttggcaTCCCCTCATAGAAAATAGTCCAGTGACTGTAAccaagaattaaaaaaaattgacatctCTTCTCACTCGCACTCgtaatagaagaagaagaagggataCTTCACGCAAGAAACCACTGTCTCCTCCTCCAATAACCAAAACCTGAGGGATACCTCATACAACATAATCTACAAATATAATACACAAGAAGAAAAGTTGATTTTTCCTAACAGATGTTAGGACTTGAACTTGAAGTGTCCTGAGGGGCTTCAGATTGTACCTTAACTTGGGGAGAAAGAGCTTCTGGATCAGACCTTTCTGGTGCATTCAATacttctatttctattcctgcTAGTGAAGCTTGGAAATTTTCAACTTCTGGTGCAGTTGGTGTTGTTATGGTGGTCTCTTAAGCATTTCTGAAAATTTTTAATGCactatctttaaaaaaaaaagttaagtgTAATCAACAATCATTATTTCATTTTCCAAGAAATATTCAAAGAAATTTGCTTCAATCAGTAAAATGTAGACACAATAGATGTTTGTTCCTCATTAACAGTAAGATGCACATTTTACTTTGTATTTAATCTATACTTCCAAGCTGCATCAGCTTTAATTCTGTTCTTGCAGCTCGCCCTGCAGGTATATTTTTGTAGCATAGATCTTTATGCCTAAAAAATGGTAGAACATAGTGAATTTGCAGTTGACGAAGTCAATATCTCCAAAGTTAGCATCGTACAATATTTCTTGGCTATACAAAGTGTGTatcaacaacaaacaatattCAACAAATCAGTCATATTATTCATTCAAACTAGAGTCAGCTAGTTCAAAATGACTACATTTTATGCTTACCGCTATCATATGGAAAGTTCTATCTGTctctaaaagaaagaaagaaattatcTAGACAACTATAACAACATATTATTTCTGGCAAGTGTGCTGGCTCTAGGACTACATTCATGGGCTTAAACTATTTGATATAGTAGCAAAGAAATGGTCCTGAGTACTTCCTAAAGATAATAAACCACAAAGCATAGGCAAGTGTAAAGAAGGTTCCGATACACCTATATTGCACATGACAAATACTTTTATCTAAATAAGACTAGTTAAGTTTTAAGAATTCATGCCTCCATTGGTTTAGCTATACAAAATCTTCTCCTTCCTAGAAATAAGAAAGAGTAGAGATTTAATTGATCAACATACTAGTCAGGTGACTTATAGGAATCATCGATCTATTCGGAATAGAGAAAATTATGGTAATTCtgaaatataaataacatattGTGTAGTTATTAATTCTTGCATCTGTCAGACaaatttttctttagattttaaattttatgtatagTCGAAGTACCAACAACTGATTGTGATGCTAGAGCTTTGCCTCATCTTGCTAATATAGTGAAGAGGCACAAAGATGGTCAGAACTGTCGAGTAGTCAATGGTGTTATTCAATGGGCAGTTGATGCAGTCACAAATCTTGTTAATGAAAATAGTAGCATCAAAACTCGTGTCAAGTTAGTTTATTCGTATCTAAAAACATTGCTATAGTTGCATCTACGAAAATGGAGAAAGCGAACAATTAAAGAAGAACGTAGATTCAAGATTGAGATAAAATACCAACCTATTATGTTTTTTTCCCCTTCTATCTTAAAGGGCATATTATTGCTACCTTTTAAAAGCCTATTTGACTTTGTTAGCATATAATAGCTACTGCTTAAATATAGTTGTGAATTATCCGACTAATAATGTATATTGAGCATCATGGTGGTCAGTACTAACCACAAAAGAACAATCCTCTAAATTGAATAATGGGAATAACATTAGTACGTTTCTTAGCCATGTTCACCAAGTCCGTTCCACTTTTGAGAGAAAATTCAACAGCATATACAACCTCTTTCTGCAAAGAAATGATCTCAACACTATGATAAATATGGGCGCAGTTACAACAACAGAATAATTATAGTTCAAAATTTCTTGTTCCATTGAGAACGAGTAAAAACGACAACACTATGATAAAATTAGCTAGACTTGCATTTAAATTCATTAAGACAAGTTGCACGTAATTCATATGAATAAAATCTTTCTTTTAGATCCACTTAATAACAAAATTTGTAACACTAAGTTATGCACATCCTAGAAAGACACAATCTTGCAAGTATTCGGTACTAAGAGTCataaaacacacacacacaacaaACAAAACAGTAAAAAATCTAACTTGAAGATAAAAGAAAGGTTATAACCTAAACAAAGATTCTCTTTTCTTGTAGACAGCTTCATCAGGTAACATATTCTTAGTACAAAGATCATCTTCCTTGCCCTTAGCAATGAACACGCCTCCATGTCTATGAGGCTCAACCACAACCTTATTACCACCCTTAGCAATGAACAAATCTCCATTGCAAAAGAGAACAAGTAAACAAGAGCTAGGCTTCAAGATTAAGAAAAATGACAACCCATTATGTTGTTGTTTCCCCTTCTTTTTAGACATATTACATCTGTTGGATAGTTGAATTTTCCTTATCATCATATTATTCTGAGTAAGGCATGTCTGATTCAGAATTGTCAAGGCAAATATTAAAACATATGTTGGTAATACAACTACTAGCTAGACtccaaaaaatcaacaaaaatcgTATCTGCAGCcacaagaatatcaaaaccCTCAAGCAAAACTTTAGACTTTCAAAGATACAATTTCTTACCTAATAAACCCTATTCGAACAAAATCACTTCAATGTGATGAAGCTTTAAGACACCATCTTCTCAAGTGAAGCATTTTCTTGAGGCGTGTTCATCTGTGAGGCGTAACCTTCAGCTCTTCAACAAGAAATCGTGTTCTTCAACCTTTCCACATGAAatcgtgaaatttggagagAAAATCATGTTCTTCAAATTGATGGAAAGTTTTCCTGAATTGGGGATAAAGAAATTCTTAATGTTTTATGAATTACCTGATAAACCTTCAGTGAGAAATTCTTCAATGATTCAGCGTGATGTTCTTCAGTGATTCAGCGAGAAAACCTCTCCAACTCGATTTGGGGGACTCAATGTGTTTTTCAGTTCTGATTTGAGGGAAAActaaattttaatgttttatgaaatattttttttgcttaataaaAATGGGAGGGAGCGTCGAAAATGTTGGAGGGAATATAATAATTTAGTGAAAATATTAAGGCCACATTTGTAATATGTTgtttttacaattataaaaattggacactttaaaagtgtagCTTATATCATTAAAGAGTATACTTTACAAGTGTTGCCAATATTATTGAAgctaaaagttaaaaacttgGGCTACGTTTTAAAGGCGTCCCCAAAACTATTTTAGGCGATACTTTACAAGTGTTGTCCAGATTTAGTGTGGCCGTAGGCCTACAATGTTGTAATGTGGGTTGGATTCggttaggattcactctctcgagttgaaacCAGATCAACCCAACACCTACAAACCATTATTAAATAGCCttggttctaaaacctctctctcgagtagctaagaacacaaaaatagagttgcatttgcaactacaattcataaattaaaccacatCTAATGATTAACCTcacttcaatatagcatttaaactagtaattaacaatacctataaactaattcaacccataatcacatgatcaaaccccaagaattggggttttagccaaacatcataaaaaggtaaaaacgaTTACTGAATCGATtagccatcaactgggtaaaAATATTCAAGCCTTTACAAAGCTTCAAATTGCAAAAAATTAGTaacccacttgcaaaatctCCGAATTGAGTCTCAAAAATCCTTCAAGTTTACTAAGAAAAACTCcaaactcaaaacaaaactCAAGACTAAAAAAAGAACTCCCCAATTAATagttcaaaatcaaatttatagttgccaaaaataagCCAGGAAGGGCCAATAGTTGATgtaatatgcattagtacaaaatgtaccaggtatgaaagctagcacaacatcataagagcatctcaaatggttagtcaacataggacataagcataagagatataCACAATgtcataacataatcatcatagtcatatcatggtctccaacataagcatcatataaccataagtcaacataagacatagttaatgagcataggagataagtcataatcatataagaatAACCTTGGTCATCCATACCATAAtagcaccattctcaagtaacttCAAAAGCATAGAAGTGCAAagcaagaatagcatcccataataccatccaagcCAAGTTTCCCTTTTTAGTCATTTTAATCATAGTATACATGCATGGTTAAGTCATAAGTCTTTTTACCATAAGGGCACCATACTTCTCAGTAACCTCAAAGCAAACTTGTGCAATGtgtgaaaggcatcccatactaccctccACACTAAGCATAGCCTTGAAGTCATCGTAGTCATATTCACTCTCCTTTTGGTCATACTATAagcttacttcatatagacaagggaactaccaccatagtcaatcatatcttggAAGGCAACTATGGCAACAACCCAAGATAAGTCATACTACATAACAGAAACCTTCACAGCTTGCCGCAAATCATATTTGTgccatgtatggatagcatcccatactactaccaaCACTGAGTATTCTTTAGACTATCATGAATGTTCACTAGTTGAGGACTAATCCTCTAGTCTATTTACCTcttcaaggctaccaaggaatagcCCCCTAATAGGCTAGACCATGCTATCATCTAACTAACATAACTAGGTTAAGCTAACCTAACTACCTTGGAAGACACACTAGGAAAGGTAGAAGTCTCCTatcctagctaccatgaaatagtgCTAAAccaactaagtcatgctaccCTTACACGTGTACTAGCTTACAAATGTAATGTATCCATAGGGGAGTATGATTCTCAAccctaagctatccttaggagagtataagtcctcaatcccaagctacctTGACTAACCTAACTCAAGCTATCCTTAAAATGCACCTTACAATGCAAGtgaagctacccttaggagtgTATGGATCGCCAATCCTAAGCTACCTTTACGAAAGTATTAGTCTTCTATCCCAAAGCTatcatgaaatggtcttggccaaaccaagtcaagctaccatgaatgcatcctaacaatgctagttcaagctacccataAGAGAGTCtaaatcctcaatcctaggctacgaCTACTACTAACTCATGCTACCATGACATGCATTCTACAATGCTAAGTCAATCTATCTcttaggagagtatagatcCTCCATCCCAAGCTATCAACCTTGGTCTTATCCTACTAAGCCAAGCTATATATGAAGGAAACACAAACCTCAACTTCAAGCTATCCTATCTTGGTTTTGTCTTGCCAAGTCAAGCTACACATGAAAGGATCAtatatcacaacttcaagctaatCTAGTCTAACatgatttgattcattttaggttattaaGTCAACGTAGAATCCTTCTATGTGAGATAACTTGAATCCCCTAGCATATTCATGTAAGTGTGTAAGAGAAAGAGAATACACCACAAGATCATATCATATTGACTCTACCCCTAAAGCCCTAACAATGATGGCCACAAGCCCTACTTTCTAGCCCAACTTCATTCTATCATGATTCATGTCTAAATTACAAGCTATTCAATCACATTCCTTGCTACTAAGTGATTCTAGTCGTAATTgattcataaaggttcaattctaactttacaagtcaagatccttCCTATTCAGTCAAGtcaagtctagttcaattcatgattagatGATCCTAACTATGATAAATTAGTATTCAAGACATTGAAATAGGAAGCTCACTTTAGAACATTCAATtttgcctctaatggcataaacccacaaagatcacattcatcaactTAGATTAGGGTTCATCATACaaatcacatgaattcatcataatttcaCTAAACAAAGagaaatcaatcataattggatgttatccactagattggaatcacatccaaaccctacccacaatgcaagcacaaccctagctagaatggGGTTTTTGATTTCACTAGTGGGGCAAACTATGGGGGTTCCAtaggtggaagaacccatgaatGATTAAGCTTCACATACCTTGGATCAAAGCCCTAAACAAATGTTGAATCAACGGTGAAATCAAGCTAGATGCTgccccttttcttcttcttcttctttgcttctagagagagaatttgttGAGAGTAATTTGAGAGTTCTATGATGAATGAGCTAATGACTTAATTTTGGGGTCTTAATTAGTAATTTATAGGTGGTTATTTAACTACTTAACCGACCCCCTAAgcccttaattaaataaataattaatacccaaacccccaacttaaaactaaaagtcccaaaactggCAGCATCTACGAATAACCCATCTACGAACAGTGGATGGGTCTACTGGCCGTCAATTGGGCGCGTGGTTGGGGACTGAGACCTGAAGTTATAGGCCTATGCAGACCTTGACCTACGCTCATGACCTACGGGGTGTGGTCAAGTCTACTGTCCGTGAATGGCCATCCGTATGTCACTAAAATTGGACagttttggggtcctcctcaaggaccccttggatGGTCCTTGAGGAGTCGTACccggacgtttaacccctaaaacaaCTATTATAAATACGGGAACCATTTATCTTGATTTTAATATTCATACGACACTCCAAACCTCTCACCAAAGGTTctagaactcactagttcaactcaCTAAATTCCCTGGTCTTACACTCgcctttcttcacttcttcagttTGTTCTGTTCTTTTgtgcctgttagtgtccttgcttttcTTCTCAATCCACATACCTGAAAAAATCAAGGCTTAAACATCAGTTTATACCATAAATTAAGCTTTTGAAGAaactaaatatattaaaacaaaGCCCCatatgagtccaaatcttggactcatcaacaccccaacttaaatttTTCTTGTCCTAAGAAAAACTCAAGATCCGTAGTTCCAAAAGAATGTCTCAAACATTGttgcataagactcaacatgaatgtaCACAATAAAGTTCAACGTACGCATGCAATGATCagttgtgcactcaaagattcaaattgtaactcattgatttcatgtatcaggacacttcatccaattctaagtgtcaatgaTCGTTTGTCAGTAATATaatccaactaagtgagttggggtcgaatcccacataGAGTGGTACGTGGTTAAGATATAGCAAAGTActaatatgctcaagtcaatcataggaataaatatttatgaatacaaacataatttaaattagGGGTGACAAAAGTGTAAaataagggggttttggtttaACCATCAGctacaataacaacaattaaCACGAATTAACAACTATTGAGACgggttcttaggatgtgatCAGATTAtcggctaatatagacaaatgggtggGTAATCAGAATTGTTAGTAAATAGATGTAAATCAGTGACTAAGTTAGACTTTCGTGTGCataaactttctcttgaacaatttaccccgaatcaagttaaTTTATCCCGTacaccaacaagcaagcaattaagaacaaccaacgctttagtccattcactctctcgagctgaatgtgtggaaaagtatttaggattcactctctcgagctgaacccatgacaaccccaTACCtacagaccatcaattcagtaatgtTGGTTTtcaaacctctctctcgagaaagccaaaaacatgaaggtagagttgcatttgcaactgcAACCCTTTAAATTGAACTACAATTattgaatgaaatcacttctaaacaacatttaaactaacaattagcaatacccacaagctaaatcaacccataatcacataatcacaccccaagaattggggttttagttagacttcataaaaagatagaaatcgttaacaaattatgtttccatcaactgcgtaacattaattttttctttataaaggtccaagttgaagaatctgaaagacccacttccaatttctcaaagaTGGAAAACTTCAAATCTTTAGAGTTAAGGAAAAATTTGTATCAAAACTCAGATttctaaaaattgaaactaagaTTATGATAAAAGGTAGAACGACACTAAACATAATGTATCACCGATCAGCTCTGCGATCCACCgtttggtcagttccatcgccTTTATGGTTTGACGTttagcatcctcaagttctgtaactttgggcgatttGATCATTGCATCGCGAAACCGTTCGGTGACACGCCAACTGCTGCTTTCTCTCGCTGACTTGATTTTTTCCTTCAGAGCTTGGCACAATTGAACTTTAGGCGAGGTAATAGCCACTCGACAACTCGCCATAGGGACTCAGCGATCACCAGGGCTTTATTTCTTCGCtctttcagctcgcttcgtTCATTTTTGCAagttagtgtccatgctttgctcCTCGATCAAAATACGTGGAAACAAAGGGTTTTACATAAGTTATTTgcacaaaacaagcatttgaggacacacaatctatccaaatacatccctaaatgagtcctaATCGTGGACTCAACAtgacccccaacttaaacttttcctTCTCcttaagtaaaactcaagttcagcagttcaaaaaggatgtcttaAACAGTGCTACAGAAGACTCAATCGTGAATGCATACAAAAAgattcaacttactcatgcaaagatcaattgtgtacgcaaagattcaagttgtgactcaccattatcaaagattctcaatttcacaatacttgcttcaaatgcaagttgaagctcaacaaaggtactcaaatgccctcacacaaagaatgatttcatattcacacacaatggttgaACAATTTATAGATCCGGAATcacattcaacactcacgctcacaaaaatgaacacatgcatgactccacccataggtttgccgttattttttaatcaacccttatttcagctcactcaagatcaaaagggTCTTCTCAAGGAGTGTATTTGGGCTGAGTgcaaagttatggtcatttaggctcaatggttgTAATACtaatgaaatgtggtatgaacaattctttcttcccttttcttcatcattctcattcatgctcaaaagttacaccattattcactttccatgaaataccggacaccccattttcttttgtaatttatttcacacttcttcattctttttcaatttctcttttctttttctctttctttttttttgtatggaggtgTTCCATCTGTTTCAAAAACATGGGTCAAAAGGGGGACTTCTTTACagttcttgatttaccttctcttttaaccacacccccaacttaggcttttggcctaaaaTGGCTactcaaacaaaccacaaatgATGAGGATTATGGGTCATGGATAAAGAAAGGATACCATGtacatcaagtttcttccaagaaaaggataaggctcaaagggtgttcaagtaAGGATCACACACTCACatggttggccacaaaagaggtaaaatgttaaattgtttcacacttttcaaagttgcctaagatcatttcaagagatttcatcacttagtcaatcggaccaacgggtgtcatcacacatggttcacggtaagctcatcacacaaggcattgacaacaaatatcaaacaagacaTCACAATtctgctagtgtgcaatgataatcacaagagactcaattcgataacCGGTTAGTCACGACGAGATGCAAAAatttcacatattgcctatgctACTTCATTTGGCTTcattgtagccgcacattcacttttgttcaattatgagcactattcaagtcatcggtattaatcaagaccgatactcaaatttgcaagagaacaaccacattcaaacagaatcaagaggtggcacaaaatTTTTCGGATGGGTTAAAAATCATAGGCAATTAatacaaggagccacaagctcaaacatccataaAAGCAATATAAAAAAACCATGTATAGCtcaaaaacccaaatatatagaCAGAACAATagtcacaaaaggtgggcctcaccccacaaCAAACAAAAGCTATTTGTCCTCATAGgcaagaaataaaatatccaaaaagtcaATAAAAGAAGACAGAGAAGGAGGTAAAGGGAAATCTTGTCTAAGTAGTGTTGCATCTGTCGGGGCATCTGTGCCCGATGCATCACTCCgaacttgggcatcagtgctcgAAGTCAAATCAACAGAAGTAGTGTGTCGACTAGGATCATCCAAGGGCGTATATGCCAAAGAAGTTTGTGCAGCTGCATCGATCATGGCCTCCTCAGTCTATGTAAGGCCCTCATATGAAACCTCCTCAAAAACCCTAAGAATTTCCTCATTTGTCTCCGCCTCAGACTCGAGATCAGTTGCCTCCTCAACTCGAACATCATCTCTGATGGTAGGCAGAGACATATATGGCTCAACTGGCACATCAAGGATCTCCACCGTCATGAAAATCATAGACATATCGAtggacttcagctggtccaTATCTCTCCTCAGCGCTGCAATAGCGGCCGTTAGAGCCATAACCTCCTCGGTGGCCTCTTGGCTGCACTCACAAACCACTACCCTAGACACAAGGGCATCAATGGTAGAACTCAAGGATGTTAAAACATTGGTGAGGGTTGTCTGAATCATGTCCTGAATGGAGGCCTCTAGTCTGGTGGCACAGCGATTAGCAGAATAGACTAGCTGCCCCATCCAAAGTAATGCAGCTTGAGTGAgggtcacgacccaggggtaccccctagacgtaacatggcatacttgACCCAGAAGGGGTTGCATACAatcccttagcataatcatacacATAAAGCCATAAGAATGatgcagaaaatttaaaacttttacaatcgaagtcaacttctttttcataaacGAAAATAACAGTCTAGAccttgtctcaatcaccatcttGTACAATAGAGAGTACAAATAGGGTCAAatccctttacatcaataaagtctCAAAAATAGAAAGTACAATAGAAACTAGAAATGAATGATGTCATGTCCTCGagccatgaggactcaccaagcttagggaatagtcaatccaagcttcTCTTGAAGAAGTACGTCTCAACGATCGGAACCGACACTCATAGTAAATGTAAAAGAAACgggttagcacataaagtactaagtatggaagcatgcataaaaatcctcgaattatgataaaaaggatttttttgttaaaaagtaTGGATTTGTCAATTTTGGGTATCAGCATGCACTTTCAAGGTAACACACAAGCCATAATCACAATTATGCTTATAATATAGTAAAAAACCATTACCTTAGCAACCCCTAAGGAACACTTGTTctatgtatggttggcatcccataataccaacctaACTaagtactcttttcaagctacCTTAGTCACACATCTTATCATATAGGGAAAGTAGCCATAAGCGACAttgaccatgtgagctacatggaatcagGTATCATGTAACCCCACATTGAAAGAAGTTGTCCTaattgcctaaggtagaactacatgtattagcttttaggtggatccactagctaaagacctatggggtacatagttatgggatagggagattgcttttAGATACCCGACCTGTGGCATTGGAAGaagagtttccatctcatgagaataATCTAGATGACCCGGCCTATTGTATTGACAGGAGGGCTCTCTACCTCATTTATcatatccactcgatgctaagcattattcct
This genomic stretch from Solanum stenotomum isolate F172 chromosome 10, ASM1918654v1, whole genome shotgun sequence harbors:
- the LOC125842772 gene encoding uncharacterized protein LOC125842772; translation: MGQLVYSANRCATRLEASIQDMIQTTLTNVLTSLSSTIDALVSRVVVCECSQEATEEVMALTAAIAALRRDMDQLKSIDMSMIFMTVEILDVPVEPYMSLPTIRDDVRVEEATDLESEAETNEEILRVFEEVSYEGLT